The genomic DNA TGAAAGCACTAGTAGTGCAGGAGGAAGTGTCAGTCATTGCTTTTATATCGGTTAAATACATATTCCAGGATCtgcttaaataaaaaagcatcCAGTATGTAGGTTGAGAAAACAGCAAGCTCAGCACTGGAGGCAAGTATTGCTTTCCTCTCTAAGATCTCGCTTATAAATGTAatgacaaataagaaaaaaagtgaatttgtaCATGGTGATGGggctttctgaatttctttcttgcaGAGGACCCAGTCTGAATCTCTGACTGATTTGAGCTGTACcccagaagaagaagaagaagaaaaagaagaagaagaagaagaagaaaaagaagaagaagaggatgaTGAAAAGGAGAGGCAGACAGGCTTGCCACGTGCTGTATTCAAAGCCAGCAATGAAGAACTGCCATGCGGCACAGCTGCAGCGCAGGATGTGGCTTCCTGGCCGAAGCCCAGAATGCCTGAGGACTTTCCTCCTGCTTCAAGACCAGCGATGACTCAGCCCACTTCTGAGTCTGCTGTTTCACAGGAAGTTCCGCTACCAGAGAATAAACCAGAGGGCTGCCAACCAACACTGGAAACAACGTGTGTGAAGTCTGAGTCCTCACTGCTGTTAGGAGGCAAAGATTCTGCAACGTCTTCCTACTCCAGTCCAGACAGAGAAGTACAAAAGCAAGAACATTCCTCAGAAACACCAGTTCTGTTGGCTGAGGATGTGAGCGATGTGtcaatcaatattttaaatcGAGACAATAAGGAGCCTCCTACTGTGttttcagcaaataaaatagCATCTGAAGAAGATATTTCAGTTAGTAAGAATAGTATTGTTTGCTTGGAAgggtcagaaaaaaatatacagaaggATGAACAGATATCTGTGGAAATGCCAGGTAATAAAGACACAAAGAAAGAAGTTGCTCTGTTGTCAGAGTCCAGCAAGCAATTTTCCATAGGTTCTTTCCAGCCCATGGACTCATTCCATGTTTCACATCCTGCTTCCTCAACATGGATGGGACCATCTGCTTCCTGCTCcctggagaaaacaaagacGGCACAACAGGCAGCTGCTTCTGGTAAGGAGAACAGTCAGTCGCTGGTCCACAAGGAGGAACTTTCggagaagaaagctgaaaaagcagCCAATGAACTCAATGCCTTGAGAAAgttttctgtctcctctgcaCGGGAGAGACCAAGGACCAGAAGCCTACATTTCCCAGAAAGATCAGAGTTGGCAAGCCCAATAAATACTGGATTCTTCCTGTCCAAAGCAAAGGTCTCCTTGGGAAATGAGAAGTGGAAAGAAGACTTGCAGAAGGGATCAGatctggaggaggaaaaaagtagtAACAAAAAGCAGGCTTGGCTGCCAGAGTCCAACTCTGAGAACTCAGGCCAACCTACAGAAATTTTGGCTGGCTGCGTTTCTCCGGCTGTCGATGCGGTGCCGGTGCCAAGCGATTCTTCAGTGATACCTCAGAACCAGCCAAGCTGTGAAGATAAAAGTCCTTTTCAAGTGAAACTTAGATCCACCTCACTGTCCTTGAAATATAGAGACAACTCGTCACCAGAATCAAAAGGGATTAAAAGATACAGTGCAGAGATTAATTTAGAAAATGAGGGATTTACTTCATTTCTGAAAGGTGAGAAGGCACAGATCAAAAAAACAGCTGATACAAATATTGGTGattctttaaatgaaaagatCAAACCCAAAGCTAAGTCTTCTGAACAGCTTAGTAGCAAACCTCCGTTGCCTAAAAAGCCAGCCTTGCAAAACATCACCCTTCCAAATACTGCTGCAAACAAGGAGAAACAGGACAAAGCAGTTCACTCTCCTGAATCCAGAAAAGAAGATAGAGACttggagaaaaagacaaatccTTGTAAATTGCCTGGTAAGACTCCCCCTACCTTATAAAGTTGTCTTAACTCAGGAGGAATGACCTTATCTGTGAGAGAGCGTGAGGCAGCCCTGTCGTGTCAATAGCGACACTGGGGAGTGCGAGCTGATGGCTCTGCCTTCAGTGACATTGCCCCCTGATTCTCCTTTGCTGAAAAGATTATCAGAAGGAcagcagggaagaagcagcagagagaataagttatttttgcctgtgatttttgcatttcaggGCATTGTTTAAAGGATGTTCAAAGTGACACTCAAAAAATAAAGTGCATTAGCAAGTattgtgaaacagaaatatcagGCCACTAAGCATCCCCATTCAGAGCTTCTGTATGGCAATTTAAAAGCCCAGAGCACATATTAAGTGGAGTGCTCTGCATGGGATGAGTGACTCAAACCTCTAGACCTTCTTTGTCACTATAGCATTGAGGCAGAAATACTAGTAACTGCCTGGCATGCTCAACACGCCATTTATTTATTGTCTCCTGTGAGCTTTGCTTATTCATTTATCCATCTTTATCATTACtcatttcttgtttaaaaacaaaaaataactacCCCGCAGCTTCCTGGAGTTTAAAGCCAGGAGAAACCATAAGATCCTGTCTACTGCAGATTGTTAAATTTCACCCTGTTGTCTGTATTATATAATTGGgttagagttaaaaaaaaaaaatcagtcctcTGGAGACTAATATGCTGTGTGCTACAGGCAGGGAACAGAAAGAACTGGAAGTGGCACCACTGTCTGAGGTCTTTGCAACGACAGTAAACAAGTGAGGCAAAGTACGCTCAAGCATTTCTAGCAGGAGACCTCTGCTCTTTACTTCAGAGAGCagccaaaagggaaaaaaaaaaaaatccttgggTCTTCTGATAAGCGGGAGAAACTTCTTCGCTGCCCTGAGTCTGTCTGGTCACGAGTTTGATGTTAAGAATGTCAGGAGGAGATTGCGGCCAAGTCAATGAAAAGGtttctttgtgctgctgcagagctccccTCCGTGGTTGCTCTTGTCCAGCTGGGGTCAGTCTCTGGGCCTCGGAGCGGGGGAAACATCAAGCCAAAAGACCTCAGGACACAGCAAGCCGCATGTCCTGTAGGGTGACAAAAGCCTCCTCCTGGCCCCAGACAGCTGATTCCAGTTGTCACCTGCTGCAGGATCGCAGATGGTTTTGCAGGGGTCTGGCCACGTTTACAGCTTCCTGCTCTCCTCGCAGCCATAAAGGATTCACTGCCTCCACGGCCAGACGAGGCTCCCACAGCCATCCAGCCAGATCCTCCCTGCACCCCGCGAGCAAGGTGCTCCTCCTTTGTGTAATCCCAGCCCCCCCTTAAAGGCCTCTTCCCCCatgccctgccctgaggagtaGTTAATTATTTGTAGTGACGCCCAAATCTCTGATCGATTGAGATTCTGAGGAAGGTCATACCAGGAACAAGCGAGGAGACCTGGCATGGTAGGGTTGGTCTGGCAGAGGACAGGAGGAAGCAGCGGAGGTACCAGCAGTCCTGCACACAGCCTGTCTTCTCATCCCTCTTGCTGAGCCCCAGGTGCCTGCAGTGCgagtggggcaggggacagcgagtgctggaggagggaaaaggggaagaaatggaGCCGGAGAACATGTTTCTCCTCCAGGCTTCTCCTTTTGCTCCTCAGCCCTGGGGTGAAGGACACTCCTGCCTCCAGGCTCAGGACTGTCCTCTGCAAAATAGGGTCTGCAGGTGAGAGCTGTGCCCTGGCCCCACTGGCAGGGTTACACACACCTGGAATTTGAACCTGGGGCTGCAGGTCAAGGAGCCCTGTTTTGGACATGTTCCTCTCCACCTGACAGTATTACACCGAATCTATATGGCCTGGGGTTGTTTAACACAGTGGTTCAGATTGGTCTGCAATGGTAATTAGTCTTCTTCCTTATCTAATGCCCCACTGATCTTATTGTACCACCTTAAGCAACGCTGCTACAGTTTTCCACCTATTTCCAGCTTTGAGTTGCTTGGTAATGGGTTCTGATATGTGGGCCTGCCAGACTCAGAAATAGTTTAATTCTAAATACAAAGGAACCTGCTTCAAACTGACCTGGGGTCCTTCCTACCCCTCAGGAGACCTTTCTGCTTAGACATCTGACCAAGTACCTCCTTGTGCTAAGTTGCTACATCAACCTGAGCTGGCTGTGGGTGAACAAGGTGTCCTCACGTCCTCTGGTTGCCCTGGCACCACACCAGCCTTGGTGAGGGCATTTGTGCTGTGGCCCCAGAAGCGATGCCCCTCTCTAAGATGTAGGAAAGCAACTGGACGCAATGAGGACTTAGTGGGGCAATACCACTGCCCAAATGTCATTTTACATTCTTTGAAATGTGTGCCTCAGCCCAGGGAATCGGGAGCAGGAGAAATCTGACAAGCGTGATCAGCACAGCCCTTTGTGGATTGCATGGCTTGCCAGCCACCTGATCAGCTGGGACACCCACTTTATTTTGTCCATCTACCCTTAATACTGGCACCCAGCCCTCTCCTAGCCCTTGAGATCATCGGCCCTTTTGAAGAGCTGTGGTCACCATCAGGAGAGACTTTATGGAGTTTCTTCCCACTGCATGTTAGGAAATGCCTGTGCTGAACAAGAAGACGAGCTGTGATACGGTGATGTAAGGGGTTGCAGTTCCCTTCTCATGTACACTCATCTCAAAAAAGTCAATTTGCTGTGTCGTGGGGTGAGCAGGAGCAATTTGGTTCATTCAGTTCAATTTTAGCTTTTTCAGCACTCCTGGTACCCAAGGCTATGGGAGAGATGGTGGCCCACCACCCCAGTGAAAGCAgtgctcctgctctccagaggTTTCTGGGGAACTAGTGAGGGATTGCTAGGTCTCTGTCACCCTGCAAGGTGGCTCTTCAATGGCTGTGTGAAATTAGTCACCCCAGGAGGAgtaatttttaagtttctggAACCAAAGGCACAAGTCTTTGTAAGAATTAAAAGGTTAAGCTATGTTGTTTGGGGCTGATACATTTTGCTGTAAATCCTGTAAAGGGCAGAAACAATTAACATATGCCAACAGGTTGTCACAGGAGCAAAGCCATAAGCAATACCTGGGTGAATGTGCATGTTAGAATTTATAAAAATCAGTAACTGAGGAACTGTAGCAGGGAGACATGCTCTAACAGAGAAAAGGAGCTCAGGGAGGGACGGTGAACGCAACAGCGAATGAAATTGGTGTGTATTGTCTGGCAAATACAGGCTCCgaaatgacaagaaaaatgtttctctctATGTAAAAAAAGACGTTGCTTTAATGCTGTCCTGGCTACAGCTGAAAAGAAATCTGTCttagtttttttttccaaaagaagttGCTTTTTCACTTGTGTCAGGCTGTTTTGCAATATggctgttttccagcagtgaAATAGACTTTGATGCAAACATAGCAGTTTCTGGTGTAAAAAAAGACTCTCCTGGCTTCAGTGGTATAAATCCAACCAAAAGTCAAGTACCTCACAGAGAAGCttagagaagaaagaagtgtCAGAAATACTTAGCCAAATCTTTTAGAACAGCCTTGTCTGGCATTAAAGAAGTGGGTGTGTACACTGACACAAATGCATGTAGTGCTTTAATAAACAAAGGGAAATATGTAGGCCAGGATATACTAAATGCCATATGCATTTGTAAAGCCCTTCTTAAAATAACTGGTGTTTTATAAATGAGCAAAGATACAACAGTGTGGAATTAAATATGCATGCATAAGCAGTGTTATAAAACAATGACACCGTTGTATACAGGGGGTGTTATCTCCCTGTATAAAGTTGTTTGGATTAGTTTTGAgtatgtttgcttttaaaatacgCAGGGAATCCGCAAGTTAGCTTTGCTTGCTGTTAGAGGTATGACTTTCAAAAGGCTCTAATATTCTGCCTCTGACCTTTTGCCTGCACAGATGTATGTAAAGAGCAACCACTCTCTGAAGTCCTTGCAGGCATAAGATGTTCATTTTCAGGTATGAGATTTAAATGTTATAAAGAGTCTCTACTATATTTTGTGTGCACAAAGGCTTCtagatttaaagaaaacaggtaCAATATCTGAGGCcatctctaaaaaaaaaatcaatccctAAATCTCAGGGTAATGTTTAAATATGTCTTTGCAGTGGTTATCCATATAAGCAGCACACACACCCCCAGATACACTTGAATACACTGAGTATATCTGTCTGTCAATAGACAGAAATAGGTATGTAtttctctctcactttctctgtgtgtgtataaatgAATGCACAATAACAAGTCAATCATAGATCTCCTTTTGTACATAAAGATTAATGTTTTATCTTCATCTTATTGTTCACACAACCAGTGTGATACAAGTTAAAGGATAATATCCAACTATCAATGAGAAGTGTACACATCCATTTCCACAATATTTAGGCAGAATAAATTTCATCTATAAGATCAGAGCTTtagtctgaggggaaaaaaaaaaagtgcttgagTGAGGCACTGAAGGAAACAGATACCT from Caloenas nicobarica isolate bCalNic1 chromosome 1, bCalNic1.hap1, whole genome shotgun sequence includes the following:
- the CRACDL gene encoding CRACD-like protein; translation: MSSSRIMDPKMRETEGDGEDNSGKKKSKFKSFKKFFGKKKRKETSSSGSSDLKLFQSTSDVAASHDMHVNYDSEDELERHKGIMGSRALSHDSIFIPETGQEPARPVRVFSQENVSDRIRALQLKLQPTMKLRPPPTFGLHAKRTEDAGTSSEDDGLPRSPPEMSLLRENLNSGTTTRFSDSHKHLSSLSLAGTGSEEEEQVTSGPSSRSRSTDGQLFPRHESAKTGTPQISDSTISPAADFDAPPELSSCLDNSAAKHKLLIKPRNQRSSKMRRFSQRTQSESLTDLSCTPEEEEEEKEEEEEEEKEEEEDDEKERQTGLPRAVFKASNEELPCGTAAAQDVASWPKPRMPEDFPPASRPAMTQPTSESAVSQEVPLPENKPEGCQPTLETTCVKSESSLLLGGKDSATSSYSSPDREVQKQEHSSETPVLLAEDVSDVSINILNRDNKEPPTVFSANKIASEEDISVSKNSIVCLEGSEKNIQKDEQISVEMPGNKDTKKEVALLSESSKQFSIGSFQPMDSFHVSHPASSTWMGPSASCSLEKTKTAQQAAASGKENSQSLVHKEELSEKKAEKAANELNALRKFSVSSARERPRTRSLHFPERSELASPINTGFFLSKAKVSLGNEKWKEDLQKGSDLEEEKSSNKKQAWLPESNSENSGQPTEILAGCVSPAVDAVPVPSDSSVIPQNQPSCEDKSPFQVKLRSTSLSLKYRDNSSPESKGIKRYSAEINLENEGFTSFLKGEKAQIKKTADTNIGDSLNEKIKPKAKSSEQLSSKPPLPKKPALQNITLPNTAANKEKQDKAVHSPESRKEDRDLEKKTNPCKLPERRVPSPVAAGDPGRDPDSPIEPAWVSIARQKQRGMQQEQELDREKLVAPDVKSDTEKQNKEKERAEGSVKQQWSRPSHLAPKTPSEEQRKEIKFEVKEPLLRTNSLSHYVPVAPSPALVDKEEISHFKKASNAAADQPSWFELAKKKSQAWSDMPQIIK